The Medicago truncatula cultivar Jemalong A17 chromosome 7, MtrunA17r5.0-ANR, whole genome shotgun sequence genome includes the window GTAATGAACGCTAATAATTTGTTCTATATGTTCCGCTAATAGCATACTGAACTTTGGTTGTAATATTCCGTGTTTCATGACAAACAAAGTGTGACAACAATTAAAGTATGGGATCTCTTATAATATTAATACTCCGTGTATCATAGTCTCCCATATCTAAAAAGTATTTGATATGTttcatgatttatgaattttgacCAATTTAATGGTCCATTATGATCGAAAGGGATAGTCTACTTTATATGATCTTACGTAGGGCTGCTACTTACTGGCGTGTTATATGGTTTGTGTATTTCACTGCATGCTTTAATTTAGATTTGTGTGTACACCTGAAAGAGCTGAACCAGTTGGCCTCCTTTTCCAATCTgggctattttattttattacctTTTATTCCATATTATATAATGATCATTCTTTCAGGTTTGAGATGCCTTATAATATATGGTGTGGAGGATGCAATTCTACGACTGCAAAGGGTGTCCGGTTCAATGCAGAGAAGAAGCAAGTTGGGAATTACTACTCTACAAAGGTATGTGGCGAAGCATCTAATGTTTATTATGGCTACAGCggcaaattattttttcatttttttaaacaaaggcAGGTATAGAAGCACATGCTCATAAGAACAAACTTATttaatatatgcatgtagtaATTGATTTTTAACTAATGATAGTTTAAAATCTTGCAATATTAGTCACTGTTTAATCAGTGTTATTTGTTACCAAGTGGTGCTAAATAGCGGTGATTATAATTTTAACTAATACTAAACTTTCTACTAATTTACATGTGTCTTTGATATCGTTATCTAATACCATATATGTAACATTATTCCTGTCTATATGCAGCAAAACAATGCAAGTGATTTCCCTTCCGAGCTGGATATTTTCTATGGGAAACATATGTTGTTCAAAGTTGAAGTAGCTGAGGGAAATCTTATACATAATTGACATAGCTATGTGGTGAAGCGAATCACTGATGATGGATGATGTGG containing:
- the LOC112422573 gene encoding uncharacterized protein, giving the protein MTPLLCAFLNQVKEKIGNNSFCCTFGSQQILLSCVTDELKWKLHESRQKSSKTFVRFEMPYNIWCGGCNSTTAKGVRFNAEKKQVGNYYSTKQNNASDFPSELDIFYGKHMLFKVEVAEGNLIHN